From the Cervus elaphus chromosome 20, mCerEla1.1, whole genome shotgun sequence genome, one window contains:
- the MINDY1 gene encoding ubiquitin carboxyl-terminal hydrolase MINDY-1, whose amino-acid sequence MEHHQPEHPAPGEARTAEAVSPENHKVLSEPKEHPQDKDAKEADGAAGEQEPVEQASLPAQGQDNFESPPPDASSSQPGPAQETQPEIETVGACSRLQELPQSPRARQPELDFYCVKWIPWKGEQTPVITQSTNGPCPLIAIMNILFLQWKVKLPPQKEVITSDELMAHLGDCLLSIKPQEKSEGLQLNFQQNVDDAMTVLPKLATGLDVNVRFTGVSDFEYTPECSVFDLLGIPLYHGWLVDPQSPEAVSAVGKLSYNQLVEKIITCKHSSDTNLVTEGLIAEQFLETTAAQLTYHGLCELTAAAKEGELSVFFRNNHFSTMTKHKGHLYLLVTDQGFLQEEQVVWESLHNVDGDSCFCDSDFHLSHSPGKGPGSEGGSGSPEKQRQVDQDYLIALSLQQQQPPPQGTSGLSDLELAQQLQQEEYQQHPAAQAAPARAPSQQGRGAASGRPAAERRQRPKQESDCVLL is encoded by the exons ATGGAACACCATCAACCTGAGCATCCAGCCCCTGGTGAGGCCAGGACTGCAGAAGCAGTCAGCCCTGAAAACCACAAGGTCTTGTCAGAGCCCAAAGAGCACCCTCAGGACAAGGATGCCAAAGAGGCGGACGGGGCAGCTGGAGAACAGGAGCCAGTCGAGCAAGCTTCACTGCCAGCCCAAGGCCAGGATAACTTCGAGTCCCCTCCACCAGATGCTAGCTCAAGCCAACCAGGGCCAGCCCAGGAGACTCAACCTGAGATAGAGACAGTGGGGGCCTGCTCCAGGCTCCAGGAGCTTCCCCAGTCCCCCAGGGCCCGACAGCCTGAGCTAGACTTCTACTGTGTCAAGTGGATCCCCTGGAAAGGAGAACAAACACCTGTCATTACCCAGAGCACCAACGGCCCTTGCCCTCTCATCGCCATCATGAACATCCTTTTTCTTCAGTGGAAG GTAAAGCTGCCACCTCAGAAGGAAGTTATCACATCAGACGAGCTCATGGCCCATCTTG GAGACTGCCTTCTGTCCATCAAACCTCAGGAAAAGTCAGAGGGACTTCAGCTTAATTTTCAGCAG AACGTGGACGATGCAATGACAGTGCTGCCTAAACTGGCCACAGGTCTGGATGTCAATGTGCGGTTCACAGGAGTCTCTGATTTTGAGTATACACCTGAGTGCAGTGTCTTTGACCTACTCGGCATACCTCTGTACCATGGCTGGCTTGTTGATCCACAG AGTCCTGAGGCTGTGAGTGCAGTCGGGAAGCTGAGTTACAACCAGCTGGTAGAGAAGATCATCACTTGCAAGCACTCCAGTGACACCAACCTGGTGACAGAAG GCCTGATTGCAGAGCAGTTCCTGGAGACCACTGCCGCACAGCTGACCTACCATGGTCTGTGTGAACTAACAGCAGCTGCCAAGGAGGGCGAACTGAGCGTCTTTTTCCGGAACAACCACTTCAGCACCATGACTAAGCATAAG GGTCACTTGTACCTTCTGGTCACTGACCAGGGCTTTCTGCAGGAGGAGCAAGTGGTGTGGGAGAGCCTGCACAATGTCGACGGAGACAGCTGTTTCTGTGACTCTGACTTTCACCTCAGTCACTCCCCGGGCAAGGGACCCGGATCGGAAGGTGGGAGTGGCTCCCCAGAAAAGCAGCGGCAGGTGGACCAG GACTACCTGATCGCCTTGtccctgcagcagcagcagcccccgcCCCAGGGCACGTCAGGTCTGAGCGACTTGGAACTGGCCCAGCAGCTTCAGCAAGAGGAGTATCAGCAGCACCCAGCGGCCCAGGCTGCCCCTGCCCGGGCCCCGTCGCAGCAG GGGAGAGGAGCCGCATCTGGACGCCCAGCTGCTGAGCGTCGGCAAAGGCCGAAGCAAGAGTCCGACTGTGTCCTCCTGTAG